The sequence below is a genomic window from Paenibacillus silvisoli.
ATATGACGGTGCCGCTAAACGCGACGAGTCTGCGGTAAGCTCGCCGAGTCTTCGTAAGGCTTTTGCCGGCTATGGTCATGTACGAAACGATCGTGGCGGTCATCGGGATGATCCAGATCGTCAGGAAGATCAAATCGATACGGTCAAACAGCTGGAACGCTATCCCTTTTAATATAAAAAGAACCGGTTCATTCATTTCCTGGAGCGCGCTTGGACTAAATCCGATCAAACAGATCAACACAAAGTAGGTATAGAACAGCGTGACGAAAACATTGGCCAAAGAGATGGCCCGCAGCATCCCTTTCCGGTTGCCCTGTACCTGCGAGAAATAGAACAATGAAACTTCGAAACCGAGCATGGAAAAGAACGTTTTTTCGCTCCCCTCCAGTATCGGCATCATTCCGGTTTGGCCGATCGGCAGCAAATTCGTTAGATAGACTTCGTTTTCGAACGTGAAAATGCTGATAAAAACCAGCAGCACGAACAAAACGGAGGAAAGGACGAAAAAGCGCGCGATTATGCGAAGGTTATCGACCGCTAAATATAAGCACGTCCCGACGATCAGCAGCAGCACGAGCCAGCTTGGCGTTAAAGGCAGCAACCAATTTTTCACCAACTGTACGTACAGCGTGCTCGCGTAAGCCGCAATCGCGAGGAAGAACGCAAAATAAACTGCGTTCACGGCCCGCCCTAAGTATGGCCCGAGCAGCCGGACCGCAATGCCGCTTAGGCTGTCATCCGGATATTTTTTGAGCAGCAGCCAATAAACGAGCAGGACCAGCTGTACGACGGCTCCGGCCAACAGAACAGAAATCCAGGAGTCTCCCTTCGCCGAGCTTTGAATTTTCGCGGGGAGCGACAACAAGCCGATGCCGATTTGCGTCTTTATGATCAGAAAAAACAGCTGGGATCTGGTGATCGTGATGTTCAAGAGCGCTTCCACCTTCCAAGCAAAATCTGTTTCATCATGCTGCGTCCGTCATTGCCTGCATCCCGCTGCGTAACCCATAAAGGAATGCGGAGCAAAATATCCTTGATCGTGTCGTTGCGGCGGAACGGTCCAAACGGAGTGAAATACGGAACGCCTAACGTCTCGATTTTGCAGAGATGGATAAAGATCAGCATCAGCATGATGGCGATGCCGAAGAAGCCGAGCACCGAAGCGGCCAGCATCATCGGAAAGCCCAGCACCCGCAGGCTCGTTCCGAATTCGTTGATCGGCGTGACGAAGGAGGCGATGGCGGTCAAGCCGATGACGACGATCATCGTATGCGAAACAAGCTGGGCTTCCACAACCGCCGTTCCGATGACCAAGCCCCCGACGATGCCTATGGTTTGCGAAACGGGCGTAGGAAGCCTAATGGCCGCTTCCTTCAGCAGCTCCAGCATCGTCTGCATGACAAGCGCCTCGACGAGCGGCGGAAGCGGCACGTACGTGAGCGAAACCTTGACGGAATACAGAATGCCGATCGGCAGCACCTCCGAATGATAGGTGACCGTCGCGATATAGATGGCCGGCAGGCAAATGGCGAGCACGAAGCTGATCAGCCGGATGAAGCGGAAGAACGACCCGATCAGCCAGCGGCTATTATAATCGTCCGGCGACTGATAAAAGGCGAAGAAGGTGATCGGCAGAATGAGCGCGCTCGGGTGGCCGTCCACGAGAACCGTGATTTTCCCTTCCGTCAAATACGATACCGTCCGGTCCGGCCGTTCGGTCTGCAGCGTTTGCGGAAAAGGCGACAGCGGATGCTCCTCGATCATTTCGTCGATATTGCCGACGGAGTACAAGTAGTCCAGATCGAGCGCGTTCAGCCGCCGCTCGCATTCCTGCACAAGCTTCGGCTCCGCGGTGCCGTCCATATAGACCATTGCCACCTTCGTCTTCGTAACGCGCCCCATCGTAAAATATTTCACTTTGAACCGCGGATTTTTGAGCCGCTGGCGGAGCAAGTACAGATTCATGGTCAAGCTTTCGATGAACCCGTCATGCGCCCCTTTCACGACCTGCTCGTCTCTCGGCATTTGAATGTTGCGCGTAGTCGCTAGCTCGGCTTTCAGCAGCATCGCATCAGCGGCTTCTTCGCCTTGCTCCGGCAGAAGAACGCAGCAGCCTCCGAGCAGCCCTTCAATGATCCCATGCAAATCCGCCAGCCGCTTCCCTTGGGTGGAGGCCAGAATCGCGGAAATATCCTCCGCGCTGCCGCCGGAACGAAGCAATGGCTGGATGATAGCCGATTGGATTGCGGTCTTATCGATTAACGCTTCTAAGTAGAGCATCGTATAGGCTTGCCGATGCAAGGAGAAGCGTTGCAAGACGAGATCTTCGGTATGCGAAAGATGACGCCGTATTTGCGCAATTCGCTCCTCGATCGTTCCGGCCAGCCGTTCCTCGATTTCGGGCTGCCTGACTCTGCTGCGGTTCCCTTTTTTGATGCGGTACATGCCTTCACCACCCGCCGATTCTGCTTAGTTGCCATTATTATGCACAAGGCTGCACGTATTTATGGATATCCAAGAAAAATGCGGCATCGCAAAAAGGACAGGCGCCGCAGCGCCTGCCCTTTTCGTATGCTATTGGCTTCGAAGTCTCGCTTTAAGCAGCCTTGTTCTGCTTCAGATCCCAGCCGCCCGTAATCGGTACGGACGCGCCTTTCGCATCGGTCATCAAGTAGGTCCACTTAACTTTGCTGTATCGGAGCGAAACCGCCTCGCTCGTGTCGCTGAACGAATAACTGCTAATAAGCACGTCTTCTAGCTCGATCGTCAGGTACGGAGTTTGTCTCCCTTCCGCGCTGGAACGGAGGTAAACGAGCTTGCCCTTCGGAATATGTAGACCCTTCAGCGCATTCGTCATGATCGCAATCGAAGAAGCATCCGTCGCTTTCGTGATGGAAAGGTCCGAGAAGGTTACCTTGCCCGCTCCCGCTCCGCTGCCTGCGGCGGCCGCGCCTTGATTCAGGATCGAGAAAGAAGAACCGGTCAGTTCGATCCAGTTCTCGTAGCCTTTTAACGTGGACTCCCCTT
It includes:
- a CDS encoding GerAB/ArcD/ProY family transporter, whose translation is MNITITRSQLFFLIIKTQIGIGLLSLPAKIQSSAKGDSWISVLLAGAVVQLVLLVYWLLLKKYPDDSLSGIAVRLLGPYLGRAVNAVYFAFFLAIAAYASTLYVQLVKNWLLPLTPSWLVLLLIVGTCLYLAVDNLRIIARFFVLSSVLFVLLVFISIFTFENEVYLTNLLPIGQTGMMPILEGSEKTFFSMLGFEVSLFYFSQVQGNRKGMLRAISLANVFVTLFYTYFVLICLIGFSPSALQEMNEPVLFILKGIAFQLFDRIDLIFLTIWIIPMTATIVSYMTIAGKSLTKTRRAYRRLVAFSGTVIFVAGWYLSLMEDITFFSKWLEYGYLVMIVGVPFLLWLGSFLVPSNGNAKVRPL
- a CDS encoding spore germination protein, with the translated sequence MYRIKKGNRSRVRQPEIEERLAGTIEERIAQIRRHLSHTEDLVLQRFSLHRQAYTMLYLEALIDKTAIQSAIIQPLLRSGGSAEDISAILASTQGKRLADLHGIIEGLLGGCCVLLPEQGEEAADAMLLKAELATTRNIQMPRDEQVVKGAHDGFIESLTMNLYLLRQRLKNPRFKVKYFTMGRVTKTKVAMVYMDGTAEPKLVQECERRLNALDLDYLYSVGNIDEMIEEHPLSPFPQTLQTERPDRTVSYLTEGKITVLVDGHPSALILPITFFAFYQSPDDYNSRWLIGSFFRFIRLISFVLAICLPAIYIATVTYHSEVLPIGILYSVKVSLTYVPLPPLVEALVMQTMLELLKEAAIRLPTPVSQTIGIVGGLVIGTAVVEAQLVSHTMIVVIGLTAIASFVTPINEFGTSLRVLGFPMMLAASVLGFFGIAIMLMLIFIHLCKIETLGVPYFTPFGPFRRNDTIKDILLRIPLWVTQRDAGNDGRSMMKQILLGRWKRS
- a CDS encoding Hcp family type VI secretion system effector produces the protein MKKLLTAILLAALLSMTFGVLSANAAPAGTGKILLQLDGMKGESTLKGYENWIELTGSSFSILNQGAAAAGSGAGAGKVTFSDLSITKATDASSIAIMTNALKGLHIPKGKLVYLRSSAEGRQTPYLTIELEDVLISSYSFSDTSEAVSLRYSKVKWTYLMTDAKGASVPITGGWDLKQNKAA